GCGTGCTGCCCGGCTGCGCGACGGTGACCGCGGCGGACGGCAGGGACGGCATGCCGGTGCCGAACACGTTGCGCGCGGCGACCGTGACCGTGTACGACTTCCCGTCGGTCAGGCCCGGGATCATCGTGTACCCGGTGCGCTTGAAGTCCTTCGCGGACACCGTCGAGGTGACGGTCTGCTTGCCGTCCGAGGCGGTGAGGAGGTAATCCTTCACCGGAGCGCCGTTTTCCGCGACGGTCGGGTTCCAGGTGACGTACAGCGCGCCGGAAACCGCGAACGTGCCGATGCGAGTCGGAGCCTGCGGTGCGGACCCCCCGTCGACCCGGCGGGACAGCACCCCGCGGTGGGACGGTTCGATGCCCGCGTTGTCCACAATGGACTTCGGGGCCGCGGCCGGGTTGCTCAGCAGGTGGTTGCCCTGGGTGAGAACGCCCTTGATGTTGCCGTCCGGATCGCCTTGCTCCCAGTAGTTGCCGGAGATGACGGTCGGGTCGTTGTTGCCAAGCGAGTCGCGGTAGTCCACGTGCGTCGAGGCGACGTTCGCGTAGGCCGCGTTGTAGAGCACGTTGCCGGAAACGGTTTCGTAGGTGCAGCCGTTGTCGGTGTAGACGGACTTGCCGAGGCCCCACTGATCGTGGATGACGTTACCGGTGACCTTCTCGCCGTCGGCCTGCGACGGGCCGGTGATGCCCTGGGTGTAGATGCCGCCGCCGTCGTCCAGCGACAGCATGTAGTCGTGGATCAGGTTGTTCGAAACCACGTTGTCGCGCGAGACGTTCGCCGTCGCGGCCTGCTTGATCTTGTCCGGCCAGCCGCCCCAGCCCATCGAGATGCCGGAGTAGGCGACATGGTCGATCTGGTTGTGCGAGATGACGTTGCTCTGTGAGTACCCGTTGACGATCGGGACGCCGCCGGTGAACTCGCGGGGCATTCCGTACAGGTGGTTGTTGGTCACCTTGACCCGCGCGGTCACGTCCGCGCCGCCGGCGTTCGGCTTGCTGACGCCGCCGATTTCGACGCCGTTGCCGGAAATATCGGTGAATACGCTGTCGGACACGGTGCTGTCCTGCGCGCCCTCGCCGAGGTCCAGCCCAGCCCCGCCGAGGTGCGCGAACACGCTGTCGCTGAACTCGACGCGCTGCCCGTGCGATATCGAGACGTTGCCGGGCTCCTTCGTCCAGTCCGCGTACGGGCAGGCGCCGCCCGGGGTGAACTGGCACAGGCCCTGCGTGGCCCAGCCGCGCTCGCCGGTGATCTGGTAGCCGGCCTGGATTTCGGAGAAGCCTTCCGGCGACGACGGTCCGAGCCAGGTCGCGTAGGAGAACTGGATGCCGCGGAAAGAGATGTCGTGGATCGGTTTCTCGGCGGTGCCGCGGCCGTCGACGAGCTTCTCCAGTGCGGGCAGTTCGACGTCGGCGCGGTTCAGGTTCTCGCCCTTTCGCGGCAGGTAGTAGACGCGGCGCGCGGAGCGGTCGAGGTACCACTCGCCCGGGGTGTCGAGCAGCTCGAAGGCGTTCTCGACGTACGACGGCTGCCGCCCGTTGGTGAGATCGCCGGGACCGACCATGTTGACCGACCGGCCGGGGATGTCGGCGAACATGAGCCGTTTCGTCGAGTTGTCCCAGCACGGCTGCGCCATGGTGATGGTGGTGCCCTGCGCGGACGCGATCGGGCAGCGCGGTTCGGTCCACTGGCCCAGGCCGCTGCGCCCGACGTTCCACAGACCCTCGCCGCCGGTGTACACCAGTTCGAGGTCGCTCGGGTTGCGCCAGTGCGCGAGGGCATCCGAAGAAGCCGTGTAGCCGGTCTCGGTCGCCTTGACGGTCACTGGAAGCCGCCCTGACGCCCGCTGCGCGCGAGCCCCGTCGACGTACAGCTGACGGGTGTTGTCCAGTCCGGCCGGAGCCGGCGCGGAGTACAAGCCGGGACGGCCGGCGACCGGGCGCCAGCCAGTGACCTGCTTGCCGCCGCTGACCACGGTTCCCGGCGAGCCCTGCCAGATCACGCGGTGGCCGGGGGAACCGGAGTCGGACGCGTCCAGCACGAGCGGCTGGTCGAGCCGGTAGGTGCCGGACGCGACGTGCACGGTCAGGTCGGCGTTGAGGTGGGCGGCGCGCTGCCGGACGAGCTGCTGTGCGCGGGGCAGCGTACGCACCGGCGACCAGACGGCACCGGAACCGAAGTCATTGCCCCACGGCGAGACGTACACGTCCTGGCTGCCCGGCCACGCGGCGGCTACCCCGGCGGGGAGCAGCGCGGTGGCGGTCAGCGCCGCGACGGCGAGCCCGAAGGCGCGCCTGCCGCCCGGGCGCGATGGTCTTCTGAGCTTCATCCGGGACCTCCGTGTTCGCCAGTGAACGACGCGTGCCCGCGCCGAGAGAAAGATAGGATCTATCTGCGACGCTGTCGAGTGCGCCAGTCGGGATTATTGGCCATTCACACTGGTGAACAGCCTTGATACGGTCGGACGGCTTAGTCCCGATTACCGGTCAGTGATCGGATGAATCATTGCTGCTGCTGGTCGGGCGGGCGTACAACGAAGCGATCCTTGGGAGAGGTGGTCGCGATGAGACGGAGTCGGATCGGGTTCCTGGCCGCGGCGATGGCCGTGCTGGCCGGGTCGCTGGCCGGGACGGCCGCAGCCGCGGACAGCCAGTCGATCGATTCGTGGGTGCCAGTGGCGAAGACCCCGCCGATGGGCTGGAGCAGCTGGAGCGCGCTCCGCCGGCAGTTCACCGAGCAGACGATCAAGGCGCAAGCCGACGCGATGCACGACCACCTGGCCGCCTACGGCTACCGGTACCTCAACATCGACGCCGGCTGGACCGACCACGTCGACGAGTACGGCCGGGTCGCCCCGGACCCGAAGAAGTTCCCCAGCGGCATCGCGTCGCTGGCGCGCTACCTGCACCAACGCGGCCTGAAGTTCGGGATCTACCTGGTGCCCGGCGTCCCCGCGCAGGCGGTCGCCGCCGATTCGCCGATCGAAGGCACGCCGTACCGCGTCCACGACATCGTCGCGCCCGGCGCGGGCAACACCGCCGACGACAAATCCGCGAAACTCGACTTCACCAAGCCGGGCGCGGCCGCGTACGTCCGCTCGCAGGCCCGGCAGCTGGCTTCGTGGGGCGTCGACTACGTCAAGATGGACTTCGTGGGACCCGGCGGCGGCCGGATCAAGGCGGACAACCGGGAAGACATCCAGCAGTGGCACGCGGCGATTGGCGAGACCCGCCGCCCGATCCACTTGGAACTGTCGAACTCGCTGAGCATCGACGAGGCCGCGACCTGGCAGCGCTACAGCAACGGCTGGCGCATCGAGGGCGACATCGAGTGCTACTCGCACTGCGTCGGCCTGACGAACTGGGACGTACGGGTGAAGCTCCGCTTCGCCGATGCTCCCCAGTGGACGAGCTACGCCGGCCCCGGCCACTGGAACGACCTGGACTCGATCGAGGTCGGCAACGGCGACGCGAACGGCATCACGCCGGACGAGCGGCGAAGCATGATCACGCTGTGGGCGATCGAATCTTCGCCGCTGCTGCTCGGGACCGACTTGACCAAAATGGATCCGGAGGACCTGAAGCTGCTGACGAACCGCGAGGTGATCGCGGTAGACCAGGCGGGCCGCCCGGCGAGTCCGGTATCGCAGGAAACGCAACAGCAGGTGTGGTTCAGCCGCGATGGCCACGGCGGGATCACGGTGGCTCTGTTCAACCTGGGCTCGGCCGAAGCCCCGGTGACCGCCGCGTTCAAGGACCTGGGCCTGACCGGCTCCGCCGAGGTCCGAGACCTGTGGACACACCGGAACCTCGGCGTAAGCCGGGACAGCTTCACGGCCACCCTGGCCCCGCACGCCTCGCGCCTGCTGCACCTCACCCCGCGCTGGCCCTAGGCACCGCCCGAGCGGGTCCGTGACGTACTTGAGATTCCGGCTCGGAGTCCGTGAAGGGCCCGTTCGCGGATTTGGATGCCTGCTCAGGGTCTGTGAGGGGCCCCTTGAGGGATCTGGATCCCTGCTCGGCGTCCGTGAGGGGCCCCTTGAGGGACTTAGATTCCGTCAGGGGCCCCTTCACGGACTTGACCCGGAGCACCGGAGCCTGGAGCCCTAACCCGGAGCCGGGAGCCCCGGGGCTCCGGAGCCCCGGAGTCCGGAGCCCCCGAGCCCCCGAGCCCCAACCCGGAGCCCGGGACACCCAACCCGGAGCCCTAACCCGGAGCCCCGGAGCCGGGAGCCCCGGAGCCCGGAGTCCGGAGCCCGGGACACCCAACCCGGCGTCCGGGACCCGGCTGCCCAGGCCAGTTCAGGCGGAGCGGCCCCTGCCGAGCCCGCCGCGCGACAGGAGGCCGCCCGAGAAGCTGGCTCCGCCATTCAGGTCCCTGGACCAGTTCCTCTGAGCGTGTCGCCGGGCTCGCGTTCCGTTCATCCGGTTCATCTGGCACTCTGGACCCTGTGTTGCGGCTTGCAGGTGCACGGCTGCTCGATGATCGGGACTATCCGGCGGTGCGCGCAGCACTGGCCGCCGATCCAGTGGGCAGCTGCATGGTCAGCGCCCGGGTCGAGGCGGCCGGCCTCGACCCGTGGCGTCTTGGCGGCGAGCTCTGGGCCGCCGATTCCCGCCCCGCCCGCGCTGGCCGCCTGCAGGGCCTCTGCTTCGCCGGGCCGAACCTGATCCCGTTGCGCGGCAACGCCTCCGCCTTGCGCTCCTTCGCTGACCGAGCCCTCCGCCGCCAGCGCAGATGCTCGTCCCTGGTCGGCCCCGCTCCCCAGGTACTCGGCCTCTGGGACGAGCTTTCCGCCGAATGGGGGCCGGCCCGCGAGGTCCGCGGCGACCAGCCCCTGATGGCGCTGGACGGCGACCCGCTGGTGGCTCCGGACCCGCACGTCCGAACCGTCCGCCCGCACGAACTCGACCGGTACCTCCCGGCCGCCGTCGCGATGTTCATCGAAGAGGTCGGCGTCGACCCGCGCGCGGGGGACGGGGGAGCCAGTTACCGCGCCCGGGTCAGCGAGCTGATCTCCGCCGGTCGCGCGTTCGCCCGGTTCGAGGACGGCGAAGTCGTGTTCAAGGCCGAGATCGGCGCGATGTCCGCCCGGGTCGGGCAGATCCAGGGCGTCTGGGTGCATCCGGACCGGCGCGGCAGCGGTCTCGGCACCGCGGGCACCGCCGCGGTGGTGAACCGGCTGGTGCACGGGCTCGGCCGCACCGCCAGCCTGTACGTGAACGCGTTCAACGCGCCCGCGCTCGCCGCGTATCGGCGGATCGGGTTCCAGCAGGTCGGGCAGTACGCGACGGTGCTGTTCTGAGCAGGCTCCGAGACGTCGTAGTCTGGAGTACATGTCCGTTCGCGCCCCGTTGAAGCCCGGCGTCCAGACGCCGCGCCGTGCCGTCCCCGCCGACATCGCCCGCCCCGAATACGTGGACCGGCCGGCGCCGAAACGGGACACCGGCAACGGGGTGCGCACGCCCGAGGTGATCGAGGCGATGCGGGTCGCGTCGAAGATCGCCGCGCAGGCGCTCGAAGAGGGCGGCAAGGCGGTCAAGCCGGGCGCCACCACCGACGACATCGACAAGGTCGTGCACGAGTTCCTGCTCGACCACCGCGCGTACCCGTCGACGCTGGGCTACCGCGGCTTCCCGAAGTCCTGCTGCACCTCGCTGAACGAGGTGATCTGCCACGGCATCCCGGACTCGACGGTGATCGAGGACGGCGACATCTGCAACATCGACGTGACGGCGTACATCGGCGGCGTGCACGGCGACACGAACGCGACGTTCCTCGCCGGCGACGTCTCCGAGGAGGTGCGGCTGCTGGTCGAGCGCACCCGCGAGGCGACCGCGCGAGCGATCAAGGCGGTCCGTCCGGGGCGCCAGCTGAACGTGATCGGCCGCGTCATCGAGGCGTACGCGAAGCGCTTCGGTTACGGCGTGGTCCGCGACTTCACCGGGCACGGCGTCGGCCCGGCCTTCCACACCCCGCCGACCGTCCTGCACTACGAGGAGCCGTCGGTGCAGACGCTGATCGAGGAAGGCATGACCTTCACGATCGAGCCGATGATCACCCTCGGCACCATCGACTACGACGTGTGGGACGACGACTGGACGGTCACCACCAAAGACAAGAAGTGGACCGCCCAGTTCGAGCACACGCTGGTGGTCACCGCGAACGGCGCGGAGATTCTGACC
This sequence is a window from Amycolatopsis benzoatilytica AK 16/65. Protein-coding genes within it:
- a CDS encoding fibronectin type III domain-containing protein, with amino-acid sequence MKLRRPSRPGGRRAFGLAVAALTATALLPAGVAAAWPGSQDVYVSPWGNDFGSGAVWSPVRTLPRAQQLVRQRAAHLNADLTVHVASGTYRLDQPLVLDASDSGSPGHRVIWQGSPGTVVSGGKQVTGWRPVAGRPGLYSAPAPAGLDNTRQLYVDGARAQRASGRLPVTVKATETGYTASSDALAHWRNPSDLELVYTGGEGLWNVGRSGLGQWTEPRCPIASAQGTTITMAQPCWDNSTKRLMFADIPGRSVNMVGPGDLTNGRQPSYVENAFELLDTPGEWYLDRSARRVYYLPRKGENLNRADVELPALEKLVDGRGTAEKPIHDISFRGIQFSYATWLGPSSPEGFSEIQAGYQITGERGWATQGLCQFTPGGACPYADWTKEPGNVSISHGQRVEFSDSVFAHLGGAGLDLGEGAQDSTVSDSVFTDISGNGVEIGGVSKPNAGGADVTARVKVTNNHLYGMPREFTGGVPIVNGYSQSNVISHNQIDHVAYSGISMGWGGWPDKIKQAATANVSRDNVVSNNLIHDYMLSLDDGGGIYTQGITGPSQADGEKVTGNVIHDQWGLGKSVYTDNGCTYETVSGNVLYNAAYANVASTHVDYRDSLGNNDPTVISGNYWEQGDPDGNIKGVLTQGNHLLSNPAAAPKSIVDNAGIEPSHRGVLSRRVDGGSAPQAPTRIGTFAVSGALYVTWNPTVAENGAPVKDYLLTASDGKQTVTSTVSAKDFKRTGYTMIPGLTDGKSYTVTVAARNVFGTGMPSLPSAAVTVAQPGSTPAGVVTKTKALPSSDAVSLHWAPPAENGSAPVISYRITVSDGRTIEATGRDTIVSQPTQKGMTRVVDGLKPGTAYTFTIAPVTGIGVGPAVTVQTTTVTG
- a CDS encoding glycoside hydrolase family 27 protein, which gives rise to MRRSRIGFLAAAMAVLAGSLAGTAAAADSQSIDSWVPVAKTPPMGWSSWSALRRQFTEQTIKAQADAMHDHLAAYGYRYLNIDAGWTDHVDEYGRVAPDPKKFPSGIASLARYLHQRGLKFGIYLVPGVPAQAVAADSPIEGTPYRVHDIVAPGAGNTADDKSAKLDFTKPGAAAYVRSQARQLASWGVDYVKMDFVGPGGGRIKADNREDIQQWHAAIGETRRPIHLELSNSLSIDEAATWQRYSNGWRIEGDIECYSHCVGLTNWDVRVKLRFADAPQWTSYAGPGHWNDLDSIEVGNGDANGITPDERRSMITLWAIESSPLLLGTDLTKMDPEDLKLLTNREVIAVDQAGRPASPVSQETQQQVWFSRDGHGGITVALFNLGSAEAPVTAAFKDLGLTGSAEVRDLWTHRNLGVSRDSFTATLAPHASRLLHLTPRWP
- a CDS encoding GNAT family N-acetyltransferase; translation: MLRLAGARLLDDRDYPAVRAALAADPVGSCMVSARVEAAGLDPWRLGGELWAADSRPARAGRLQGLCFAGPNLIPLRGNASALRSFADRALRRQRRCSSLVGPAPQVLGLWDELSAEWGPAREVRGDQPLMALDGDPLVAPDPHVRTVRPHELDRYLPAAVAMFIEEVGVDPRAGDGGASYRARVSELISAGRAFARFEDGEVVFKAEIGAMSARVGQIQGVWVHPDRRGSGLGTAGTAAVVNRLVHGLGRTASLYVNAFNAPALAAYRRIGFQQVGQYATVLF
- the map gene encoding type I methionyl aminopeptidase; this encodes MSVRAPLKPGVQTPRRAVPADIARPEYVDRPAPKRDTGNGVRTPEVIEAMRVASKIAAQALEEGGKAVKPGATTDDIDKVVHEFLLDHRAYPSTLGYRGFPKSCCTSLNEVICHGIPDSTVIEDGDICNIDVTAYIGGVHGDTNATFLAGDVSEEVRLLVERTREATARAIKAVRPGRQLNVIGRVIEAYAKRFGYGVVRDFTGHGVGPAFHTPPTVLHYEEPSVQTLIEEGMTFTIEPMITLGTIDYDVWDDDWTVTTKDKKWTAQFEHTLVVTANGAEILTLP